In Isoptericola jiangsuensis, the following proteins share a genomic window:
- a CDS encoding aminodeoxychorismate/anthranilate synthase component II, translating to MTSILVVDNYDSFVYTIVGYLDQLGARTTVVRNDAVPEPDADGRFWHSDGTPFDGVLVSPGPGTPKEAGSSEDVIRACARSATPMLGVCLGHQALAEVYGATVSHAPELMHGKTSLVEHDGVGVLDGLAAPFTATRYHSLAVEPHTVPAELEVTCTTANGVVMGLQHRDLPLHGVQFHPESVLTEGGHRLLANWLAVCGDAGAVERSAGMAPLVHVA from the coding sequence ATGACCTCCATCCTCGTCGTCGACAACTACGACTCGTTCGTGTACACGATCGTCGGCTACCTCGACCAGCTCGGCGCGCGCACCACCGTGGTGCGCAACGACGCCGTGCCCGAGCCCGACGCTGACGGCCGCTTCTGGCACTCCGACGGGACGCCCTTCGACGGCGTGCTGGTCTCGCCCGGGCCGGGCACGCCCAAGGAGGCCGGGTCGTCGGAGGACGTCATCCGGGCCTGCGCCCGCTCGGCGACGCCCATGCTGGGCGTCTGCCTCGGCCACCAGGCCCTGGCCGAGGTGTACGGCGCGACGGTGTCGCACGCGCCCGAGCTCATGCACGGCAAGACGAGCCTCGTGGAGCACGACGGCGTGGGCGTGCTCGACGGACTCGCCGCGCCCTTCACCGCGACCCGCTACCACTCGCTCGCCGTCGAGCCGCACACCGTCCCGGCCGAGCTCGAGGTCACCTGCACGACCGCCAACGGCGTCGTCATGGGGCTCCAGCACCGTGACCTGCCGCTGCACGGCGTGCAGTTCCACCCGGAGTCCGTGCTCACCGAGGGCGGCCACCGGCTGCTCGCGAACTGGCTCGCCGTCTGCGGCGACGCCGGCGCCGTCGAGCGGTCCGCCGGCATGGCCCCCCTGGTGCACGTGGCCTGA
- the pknB gene encoding Stk1 family PASTA domain-containing Ser/Thr kinase, protein MVDNTPRVLAGRYEVGELIGRGGMAEVHIGHDARLGRTVAIKVLRSDLARDPSFLARFRREAQSAAALNHPAIVAVYDTGEDISTDPTGNQVHIPFIVMEYVEGHTVRDILADGAAVPIEEAVEITVGILSALEYSHHAGIVHRDIKPANVMITPTGAVKVMDFGIARAVADSAATMTQGQAVIGTAQYLSPEQARGEQVDARSDLYSTGCVLFELLTGRPPFVGDSPVALAYQHVGQEAQRPSEIASDVPDVLDRITLKALTKNRDHRYSSAAEFRADLESAMRGGSVTAPMLGMGAAAMGAGYAATQVLGDPAGTQVMNPTQAAPWGATGLPADQTGVGSPNPPDEDEKPNRKALMWTLIAIGVIALATIITLLVLNSGNDEPETVVVPELSSTMSRTEAQRAITDVGLVYSERIDGESEEPEGTLTRSDPGSGEQVAVGSTVEVYFSGGPETFPMPDVTGMSLDDAQDAIEEAGLSVGDVSEQAQAGAEEDEVISSAPGPREAVNPGDTVDLVVASGQVDLPNLIGQTEESAKATLDDLDLRYDTESMPVDDAGDVGKVVQQSPEAGTVGQDTRITLTIGEEPEAEMVDVPEVTGMSADDAVSTLSSEANLNAVQTTAGSEEYCPGYVTASDPPAGTEVEVGSNVTITVSTGAPGQDCSAGGPTPAATEDEGDDDSGPPSP, encoded by the coding sequence GTGGTGGACAACACTCCCCGCGTGCTCGCGGGACGGTACGAGGTCGGTGAGCTCATCGGCCGTGGAGGCATGGCCGAGGTGCACATCGGCCACGACGCACGCCTCGGCCGCACCGTCGCCATCAAGGTGCTCCGGTCCGACCTGGCGCGCGACCCGTCGTTCCTCGCCCGGTTCCGCCGCGAGGCGCAGTCGGCCGCCGCCCTGAACCACCCGGCGATCGTCGCGGTGTACGACACCGGCGAGGACATCTCCACCGACCCGACCGGCAACCAGGTCCACATCCCGTTCATCGTCATGGAGTACGTCGAGGGCCACACGGTCCGCGACATCCTCGCCGACGGCGCCGCGGTGCCGATCGAGGAGGCCGTGGAGATCACGGTCGGGATCCTCAGCGCCCTGGAGTACTCGCACCACGCGGGCATCGTGCACCGCGACATCAAGCCGGCGAACGTCATGATCACGCCGACGGGCGCGGTCAAGGTGATGGACTTCGGCATCGCGCGCGCGGTGGCGGACTCCGCGGCGACGATGACCCAGGGCCAGGCCGTCATCGGCACGGCCCAGTACCTGTCGCCCGAGCAGGCGCGCGGCGAGCAGGTCGACGCCCGCAGCGACCTGTACTCGACCGGTTGCGTCCTGTTCGAGCTGCTGACGGGGCGCCCGCCGTTCGTGGGCGACTCCCCGGTCGCGCTCGCCTACCAGCACGTGGGCCAGGAGGCGCAGCGCCCGTCGGAGATCGCGAGCGACGTCCCCGACGTGCTGGACCGCATCACCCTCAAGGCGCTGACGAAGAACCGCGACCACCGCTACTCGTCCGCCGCGGAGTTCCGTGCGGACCTCGAGTCGGCGATGCGCGGCGGTTCGGTGACGGCCCCCATGCTGGGCATGGGTGCGGCCGCGATGGGCGCCGGCTACGCCGCCACGCAGGTCCTGGGCGACCCGGCGGGCACGCAGGTCATGAACCCGACGCAGGCCGCGCCGTGGGGTGCGACCGGGCTGCCCGCCGACCAGACGGGGGTCGGGTCACCCAACCCGCCCGACGAGGACGAGAAGCCGAACCGCAAGGCCCTCATGTGGACGCTGATCGCGATCGGCGTCATCGCGCTGGCGACGATCATCACCCTGCTGGTGCTGAACAGCGGGAACGACGAGCCGGAGACGGTCGTCGTCCCCGAGCTCTCGTCGACGATGAGCCGCACCGAGGCGCAGCGGGCGATCACCGACGTCGGGCTGGTGTACTCCGAGCGCATCGACGGCGAGTCGGAGGAGCCCGAGGGCACGCTGACGAGGTCCGACCCGGGCTCCGGCGAGCAGGTCGCCGTCGGCAGCACCGTCGAGGTGTACTTCTCCGGCGGTCCGGAGACCTTCCCGATGCCGGACGTCACCGGCATGAGCCTCGACGACGCCCAGGACGCGATCGAGGAGGCGGGCCTGTCCGTCGGTGACGTCTCCGAGCAGGCGCAGGCCGGCGCCGAGGAGGACGAGGTCATCTCCTCCGCCCCCGGCCCGCGCGAGGCCGTCAACCCCGGCGACACCGTCGACCTCGTGGTCGCGAGCGGCCAGGTCGACCTGCCGAACCTCATCGGTCAGACGGAGGAGTCCGCGAAGGCGACGCTCGACGACCTCGACCTGCGCTACGACACCGAGTCGATGCCCGTGGACGACGCCGGCGACGTCGGCAAGGTCGTGCAGCAGTCGCCCGAGGCGGGCACGGTCGGCCAGGACACCCGGATCACCCTCACCATCGGTGAGGAGCCGGAGGCCGAGATGGTCGACGTCCCGGAGGTCACGGGGATGTCCGCCGACGACGCCGTGTCGACGCTCAGCAGCGAGGCCAACCTGAACGCCGTGCAGACCACCGCGGGCTCGGAGGAGTACTGCCCGGGCTACGTGACGGCGTCGGACCCGCCCGCCGGGACCGAGGTCGAGGTCGGCAGCAACGTGACGATCACCGTGTCGACCGGTGCTCCCGGGCAGGACTGCTCCGCGGGCGGTCCCACCCCGGCCGCGACCGAGGACGAGGGTGACGACGACAGCGGTCCGCCGTCCCCCTGA
- a CDS encoding serine/threonine-protein kinase, translating into MRPAVGISLGDRYRLTRRIAVGGMGEVWVADDGYLGRDVAVKVLREEYTGHEDFLKRLRTEARNSAALSHPNIAQMYDYGEQDGAGFLVMELVLGEPLADLLEREPVIAPRHLLPILSATARGLHHAHLAKVVHRDVKPGNILLEHNTRAVKITDFGVSLAANQATMTATGMVMGTAQYLSPEQAVGQPATPASDLYALGIVAYEATAGRRPFTGSTPVDIAVAHVNSAVPPLPTTVHPGLVDVIMRLLAKDPGRRPASGEALANELDALAHEIAEDPLGARSRAARRAARTGKPAPVRHARPDDAQGRTDTPSDVPAAPRQRTRPDPVPTRPPTAPESPRDTPPPPRSYPARRDLRSTSMHRPTPPQGTRSRSDLHRPDDPPARRASTTTGQRLGPLGRFSWPLLALLGLLVVLAVASVVSGLLGGSDGDDGASGALTAATTRIGVMSQASTVPDSGMMLPEPSPLLGAATTEKDV; encoded by the coding sequence ATGAGGCCGGCGGTGGGCATCTCCCTGGGCGACCGCTACCGCCTGACGCGGCGCATCGCCGTCGGCGGCATGGGCGAGGTGTGGGTGGCCGACGACGGCTACCTGGGCCGCGACGTCGCCGTGAAGGTGCTGCGCGAGGAGTACACCGGCCACGAGGACTTCCTCAAGCGGCTGCGGACGGAGGCGCGCAACAGCGCCGCCCTGTCGCACCCGAACATCGCGCAGATGTACGACTACGGCGAGCAGGACGGCGCCGGGTTCCTCGTCATGGAGCTCGTGCTGGGCGAACCGCTGGCCGACCTGCTGGAGCGCGAACCCGTCATCGCGCCGCGCCACCTCCTGCCGATCCTGTCGGCCACGGCGCGCGGCCTGCACCACGCCCACCTGGCGAAGGTGGTGCACCGCGACGTCAAGCCGGGCAACATCCTGCTGGAGCACAACACCCGCGCGGTGAAGATCACCGACTTCGGGGTGTCCCTGGCGGCGAACCAGGCGACGATGACGGCGACGGGCATGGTGATGGGCACCGCCCAGTACCTCTCCCCGGAGCAGGCGGTCGGGCAGCCCGCGACGCCGGCGTCCGACCTGTACGCCCTGGGCATCGTGGCGTACGAGGCGACGGCGGGACGGCGGCCGTTCACCGGCTCCACCCCGGTGGACATCGCGGTCGCGCACGTCAACAGCGCGGTGCCCCCGCTGCCGACCACCGTGCACCCGGGCCTGGTCGACGTGATCATGCGGCTGCTCGCCAAGGACCCGGGCCGCCGACCGGCCTCGGGGGAGGCCCTGGCCAACGAGCTGGACGCGCTCGCCCACGAGATCGCGGAGGACCCGCTGGGCGCCCGGTCGCGCGCCGCGCGCCGCGCCGCCCGCACGGGGAAGCCCGCGCCGGTCCGGCACGCCCGCCCCGACGACGCCCAGGGCCGCACCGACACGCCGTCGGACGTCCCCGCCGCGCCGCGGCAGCGCACGCGTCCCGACCCCGTGCCGACCCGCCCGCCCACGGCCCCCGAGTCGCCGCGCGACACCCCGCCGCCGCCCCGGTCCTACCCGGCGCGGCGCGACCTGCGCAGCACCTCCATGCACCGCCCCACCCCGCCGCAGGGCACGCGCAGCCGCAGCGACCTGCACCGGCCGGACGACCCGCCGGCCCGGCGCGCGTCGACGACGACGGGCCAGCGCCTGGGCCCCCTCGGCCGCTTCTCGTGGCCCCTGCTCGCGCTCCTGGGACTGCTGGTCGTGCTCGCCGTCGCGTCCGTCGTCAGCGGTCTCCTGGGCGGTTCCGACGGTGACGACGGCGCCTCCGGCGCCCTGACGGCCGCGACCACGCGGATCGGCGTGATGTCGCAGGCGTCGACCGTGCCCGACTCTGGGATGATGCTCCCAGAACCGTCGCCCCTGCTGGGGGCGGCCACGACCGAGAAGGACGTCTGA
- a CDS encoding peptidoglycan D,D-transpeptidase FtsI family protein, giving the protein MNTTTRRLASIVMVMFLALLVSTTWIQFFRADDLNSDPRNARALYEQFGTDRGPIVVGGEAIASSVPVDDEWNYQREYAQGRLYAPLTGYYSLVSGTSGIERAENDFLAGTADALWVDRLQNVLTGTDAQGSAVELTIDPAAQQAAWDALGDQRGAVVALEPSTGRILALVAKPTFDPNDLASHDTGDANEAYLDLLNDRDKKPLESRATATIYPPGSTFKLVTTAAALESGDYEPDTVVPAPSTYTLTGTRTDVGNFAGTSCASSGEMTLADALRISCNTAYLGLAGDLGAEAMDEQAEKFGYGSSFSIPFASAVSQYDPDASSMSTDRVELSGIGQGSVAATPLEVAMTSAAIANGGELMEPYSVERVRNPELEVVSETRPSSLGDAVSSSTAAALTDMMVSVVEDGSGTSAQISGVRVAGKTGTAQHGDNSEPPHVWFTGFAPADDPQVAVAVVVENGGDLGGQATGGSVSAPIAKAVMEAVLNG; this is encoded by the coding sequence GTGAACACCACGACCCGCCGCCTCGCCTCCATCGTCATGGTCATGTTCCTGGCGCTGCTCGTCTCCACGACGTGGATCCAGTTCTTCCGGGCCGACGACCTCAACTCCGACCCGCGCAACGCCCGCGCCCTGTACGAGCAGTTCGGCACGGACCGCGGACCGATCGTCGTCGGCGGCGAGGCCATCGCCAGCTCGGTCCCCGTGGACGACGAGTGGAACTACCAGCGCGAGTACGCCCAGGGCCGCCTGTACGCCCCGCTGACCGGCTACTACTCGCTGGTGAGCGGCACCTCCGGCATCGAGCGGGCCGAGAACGACTTCCTCGCCGGCACCGCGGACGCCCTGTGGGTCGACCGCCTGCAGAACGTCCTCACCGGCACGGACGCGCAGGGGTCGGCGGTGGAGCTCACCATCGACCCCGCCGCCCAGCAGGCGGCGTGGGACGCGCTCGGCGACCAGCGGGGCGCCGTCGTCGCCCTGGAGCCCTCCACGGGACGGATCCTCGCCCTCGTGGCGAAGCCGACGTTCGACCCGAACGACCTCGCCTCGCACGACACGGGCGACGCCAACGAGGCGTACCTCGACCTGCTCAACGACCGGGACAAGAAGCCGCTGGAGAGCCGCGCGACCGCGACGATCTACCCACCGGGGTCGACGTTCAAGCTGGTCACCACGGCCGCGGCGCTGGAGAGCGGCGACTACGAGCCCGACACCGTCGTCCCGGCGCCCTCGACCTACACCCTCACGGGCACCCGCACGGACGTCGGGAACTTCGCCGGCACGTCGTGCGCGTCGTCGGGCGAGATGACGCTCGCCGACGCGCTGCGGATCTCCTGCAACACCGCCTACCTCGGGCTCGCCGGGGACCTCGGCGCCGAGGCCATGGACGAGCAGGCGGAGAAGTTCGGCTACGGCAGCTCGTTCAGCATCCCCTTCGCCTCGGCCGTGAGCCAGTACGACCCCGACGCGAGCAGCATGTCGACCGACCGGGTCGAGCTGTCGGGCATCGGCCAGGGCAGCGTGGCGGCCACCCCGCTGGAGGTCGCGATGACGTCCGCCGCCATCGCCAACGGCGGCGAGCTGATGGAGCCCTACTCGGTGGAGCGGGTGCGCAACCCCGAGCTCGAGGTCGTCTCCGAGACGCGGCCCTCCAGCCTCGGCGACGCCGTGTCCAGCAGCACCGCCGCCGCGCTCACCGACATGATGGTGAGCGTCGTCGAGGACGGCTCGGGCACCAGCGCGCAGATCTCGGGCGTGCGGGTCGCCGGCAAGACGGGCACCGCGCAGCACGGCGACAACTCCGAGCCGCCGCACGTGTGGTTCACGGGCTTCGCGCCGGCGGACGACCCGCAGGTCGCCGTGGCCGTCGTCGTGGAGAACGGCGGCGACCTGGGCGGCCAGGCGACCGGCGGCTCCGTCTCCGCCCCCATCGCGAAGGCCGTCATGGAAGCGGTGCTGAACGGATGA
- a CDS encoding FtsW/RodA/SpoVE family cell cycle protein, whose amino-acid sequence MSVDSPAVTPRRRRPLRLAEIFLLVIALAGGIGGFAMVGLSIRGELPDGFWTRSLLLAATALVAHVVLRLRAPWADQVILPAVVLLNGIGLAMIWRLEISGSRAMAGASAAGNLQASLIGATVAFAMLWLLRDHRWLRRYTYTAMLVGLALVALPLIPGLGQEINGARIWITVGGFSLQPAEFAKIAFAVFFAGYLVVNRDTLALAGPKILGLHLPRLRDLGPILVVWAASLVVLVMQRDLGTSLLFFGLFVAMLYQATARSSWILLGLTMFAAGALAAAQLFPHVGARIDVWLHPFDAAQYERDPGGSYQLVQGMFSMANGGLFGTGWGEGRPFQIPYAFSDFIYAALGEELGLTGLAAILLTYLLVVQRGFKAALTVRDGFGKLLAGGLAFVMALQIFVVVGGITRVIPLTGLTLPFMAQGGSSLLANWIVIALLLRISDIARRPSDLPVRGHVSAGGAREPEPILVGAPDGEDATGPEGTPAQGSPLPRRRIADRDGDSTGTPAAPTERIDPDQHPEGGDQR is encoded by the coding sequence GTGAGCGTCGACAGCCCGGCGGTGACCCCGCGCCGACGGCGTCCGCTGCGCCTCGCCGAGATCTTCCTGCTGGTCATCGCCCTCGCGGGAGGCATCGGCGGCTTCGCGATGGTGGGGCTGTCGATCCGCGGCGAGCTGCCCGACGGGTTCTGGACCCGCAGCCTGCTGCTGGCCGCCACCGCCCTGGTCGCGCACGTCGTCCTGCGTCTGCGCGCCCCGTGGGCCGACCAGGTGATCCTGCCGGCCGTCGTGCTGCTCAACGGGATCGGCCTCGCCATGATCTGGCGCCTGGAGATCTCCGGCTCCCGCGCCATGGCCGGCGCCTCCGCGGCCGGCAACCTCCAGGCGTCCCTCATCGGGGCCACCGTCGCCTTCGCGATGCTCTGGCTGCTGCGGGACCACCGCTGGCTGCGGCGGTACACGTACACCGCGATGCTGGTCGGTCTGGCCCTGGTCGCCCTGCCCCTGATCCCCGGCCTCGGCCAGGAGATCAACGGTGCCCGCATCTGGATCACGGTCGGCGGCTTCTCCCTGCAGCCCGCCGAGTTCGCGAAGATCGCGTTCGCCGTGTTCTTCGCCGGCTACCTCGTGGTCAACCGCGACACGCTCGCCCTCGCCGGGCCGAAGATCCTCGGGCTGCACCTGCCGCGCCTGCGCGACCTCGGACCGATCCTCGTGGTGTGGGCCGCGTCCCTGGTCGTCCTCGTCATGCAGCGCGACCTCGGTACGTCGCTGCTGTTCTTCGGCCTGTTCGTCGCCATGCTGTACCAGGCGACCGCCCGGTCGAGCTGGATCCTGCTGGGCCTGACGATGTTCGCCGCCGGAGCGCTGGCGGCCGCCCAGCTGTTCCCGCACGTCGGCGCGCGCATCGACGTCTGGCTGCACCCCTTCGACGCCGCCCAGTACGAGCGTGACCCCGGCGGGTCGTACCAGCTCGTGCAGGGCATGTTCTCCATGGCGAACGGCGGCCTGTTCGGCACCGGCTGGGGCGAGGGCCGGCCCTTCCAGATCCCGTACGCCTTCTCCGACTTCATCTACGCCGCCCTCGGCGAGGAGCTCGGCCTCACCGGCCTCGCGGCCATCCTCCTGACCTACCTGCTCGTCGTGCAGCGCGGTTTCAAGGCCGCCCTCACGGTGCGCGACGGGTTCGGCAAGCTGCTCGCCGGCGGTCTCGCGTTCGTCATGGCGCTGCAGATCTTCGTCGTCGTCGGCGGCATCACGCGCGTCATCCCGCTGACCGGCCTCACCCTGCCCTTCATGGCGCAGGGCGGGTCGTCGCTGCTCGCGAACTGGATCGTCATCGCCCTGCTGCTGCGCATCTCCGACATCGCCCGCCGACCCTCCGACCTGCCCGTGCGCGGCCACGTCTCGGCGGGCGGGGCGCGCGAGCCGGAACCGATCCTCGTGGGGGCGCCCGACGGCGAGGACGCCACCGGCCCCGAGGGCACGCCCGCGCAGGGCAGCCCGCTGCCCCGACGACGCATCGCCGACCGCGACGGGGACAGCACCGGGACACCGGCCGCACCCACCGAGAGAATCGACCCCGACCAGCACCCCGAGGGAGGTGACCAGCGGTGA
- a CDS encoding PP2C family protein-serine/threonine phosphatase, giving the protein MTLALRYAARSDVGLVRHDNQDSAYAGPNLLVVADGMGGHAGGDIASALAVAALAPLDTPDHGPEQALADLERTVEQARQDLVHASEVDPDLAGMGTTVTALLRSGNTLAMAHLGDSRAYLLRDDTLTQVTVDHTFVQHLVDTGRISPDEAETHPQRNVVMRVLGDFDVDLTPDMSIREARAGDRWLLCSDGLSGFVGGEQLADVLVESETVEEAADILMTLAMTAGSTDNITVVVAEVVDTDQEAAPADTKQVVGAAAKGTSPALAHQEAAPEQPAASSDDEDDEDEDPDDEERPRRRPWLAVVVWLVVLGGLGYGAWWAYGWTQDQYYVGIADGQVAVYQGIPQEAGPLTLSRPVELTGTSVDELPAYWTERLDGTIRASSLDEAVVRADELIAEALPTPTPTPTPSVTPSPSPSPSTSAKPSPRPSASADAEGASA; this is encoded by the coding sequence GTGACACTCGCCCTGCGCTACGCGGCGCGGTCCGACGTCGGGCTCGTGCGCCACGACAACCAGGACTCCGCCTACGCGGGTCCGAACCTGCTGGTCGTCGCCGACGGGATGGGCGGACACGCGGGCGGTGACATCGCCTCCGCCCTGGCGGTCGCGGCCCTCGCCCCGCTGGACACCCCGGACCACGGCCCCGAGCAGGCCCTGGCCGACCTCGAGCGGACCGTCGAGCAGGCCCGCCAGGACCTCGTGCACGCCTCCGAGGTCGACCCGGACCTCGCCGGCATGGGCACCACCGTCACCGCGCTGCTGCGCTCGGGGAACACCCTGGCGATGGCGCACCTGGGCGACTCGCGCGCCTACCTGCTGCGCGACGACACGCTCACGCAGGTCACGGTCGACCACACGTTCGTGCAGCACCTCGTCGACACCGGGCGGATCTCCCCGGACGAGGCCGAGACCCACCCGCAGCGCAACGTCGTCATGCGCGTCCTCGGCGACTTCGACGTCGACCTCACCCCCGACATGTCGATCCGGGAGGCGCGCGCGGGCGACCGCTGGCTCCTCTGCTCGGACGGCCTGTCCGGGTTCGTCGGGGGCGAGCAGCTCGCCGACGTCCTCGTGGAGTCGGAGACCGTCGAGGAGGCCGCCGACATCCTCATGACGCTCGCCATGACGGCCGGCAGCACCGACAACATCACCGTGGTCGTGGCGGAGGTCGTCGACACCGACCAGGAGGCCGCCCCGGCCGACACGAAGCAGGTCGTGGGCGCCGCCGCGAAGGGCACGTCGCCCGCGCTGGCCCACCAGGAGGCCGCGCCGGAGCAGCCCGCGGCGTCGTCCGACGACGAGGACGACGAGGACGAGGACCCGGACGACGAGGAGCGCCCGCGCCGCCGCCCCTGGCTGGCCGTGGTCGTGTGGCTGGTGGTGCTCGGCGGCCTCGGGTACGGCGCGTGGTGGGCGTACGGGTGGACGCAGGACCAGTACTACGTGGGGATCGCGGACGGTCAGGTCGCGGTCTACCAGGGCATCCCGCAGGAGGCGGGCCCGCTCACGCTGTCCCGGCCGGTCGAGCTCACGGGCACGTCCGTCGACGAGCTGCCGGCCTACTGGACGGAACGTCTGGACGGCACCATCCGGGCCTCCTCCCTGGACGAGGCCGTGGTGCGCGCCGACGAGCTCATCGCCGAGGCGCTCCCCACCCCGACGCCCACGCCGACGCCGAGCGTCACGCCGAGCCCGTCGCCGTCGCCGTCCACCAGCGCGAAGCCGTCGCCCCGACCGTCCGCGTCCGCCGACGCCGAGGGGGCGTCCGCGTGA
- a CDS encoding FHA domain-containing protein FhaB/FipA → MSELTITLLRLGYLVLLWVFVLSAVAVLRRDLALRAPRGRRRTADEPSAPAEQSAAPARAAAKSSGPTRLVVTAGPLTGTTLPLSTSSILIGRAPSCTLVLDDDYSSSRHARIFPQGDHWYVEDLGSTNGTYMGDERVGGPTHLPPGVGVQIGRSVVELQG, encoded by the coding sequence ATGAGCGAGCTGACGATCACCCTGCTGCGGCTGGGCTACCTGGTGCTGCTCTGGGTGTTCGTGCTCTCCGCGGTCGCGGTGCTGCGCCGCGACCTGGCCCTGCGCGCCCCGCGCGGGCGCCGCAGGACGGCCGACGAGCCGTCCGCCCCGGCCGAGCAGTCCGCGGCCCCCGCGCGCGCGGCGGCCAAGTCGTCGGGCCCGACCCGGCTGGTCGTGACGGCCGGCCCCCTGACCGGCACCACGCTGCCGCTGTCGACGTCGTCGATCCTCATCGGTCGTGCACCCAGCTGCACGCTCGTCCTCGACGACGACTACTCGTCGTCGCGCCACGCCCGCATCTTCCCGCAGGGCGACCACTGGTACGTGGAGGACCTCGGGTCCACGAACGGCACCTACATGGGCGACGAGCGGGTGGGCGGACCGACGCACCTGCCCCCGGGGGTCGGCGTGCAGATCGGCCGGTCCGTCGTCGAGCTGCAGGGGTGA
- a CDS encoding FhaA domain-containing protein, whose protein sequence is MGALDRFEKSVERLMNNAFAKVGRAGEVKAVELASRLRREIDDRAAVVGHDRTVAPNEFTIDLSAPDFEQVQNWGAETLADELATNLTEYAASQHYAFVGPVSVSFERHDELTGGRFQIRSATVRGNVAPATNPAPSTRHPLIDIDGQRYLLTGPVTVIGRDADADIVVDDPGVSRRHLEIRVAPEGVVATDLGSTNGLFVEGHQVPAATLLDGNTLTIGRTRIMFWTGTQAGRQTEDW, encoded by the coding sequence ATGGGCGCGCTGGACCGCTTCGAGAAGAGTGTGGAGCGACTGATGAACAACGCGTTCGCGAAGGTCGGTCGCGCGGGCGAGGTCAAGGCGGTGGAGCTCGCGAGCCGGCTGCGGCGCGAGATCGACGACCGTGCCGCCGTCGTCGGGCACGACCGGACGGTCGCGCCGAACGAGTTCACCATCGACCTGTCGGCGCCCGACTTCGAGCAGGTGCAGAACTGGGGCGCCGAGACCCTCGCGGACGAGCTCGCCACGAACCTCACCGAGTACGCGGCGTCGCAGCACTACGCGTTCGTGGGTCCGGTGAGCGTGTCGTTCGAACGCCACGACGAGCTGACGGGCGGCCGGTTCCAGATCCGGTCGGCGACCGTGCGCGGCAACGTGGCACCCGCGACGAACCCCGCGCCGAGCACCCGGCACCCCCTGATCGACATCGACGGCCAGCGCTACCTGCTGACCGGTCCCGTCACGGTGATCGGCCGGGACGCGGACGCCGACATCGTGGTGGACGACCCGGGCGTGTCCCGTCGGCACCTGGAGATCCGCGTCGCGCCGGAGGGCGTGGTCGCCACGGACCTCGGGTCGACGAACGGCCTGTTCGTGGAGGGCCACCAGGTCCCGGCCGCGACGCTCCTGGACGGGAACACGCTGACGATCGGCCGCACCCGCATCATGTTCTGGACCGGCACCCAGGCCGGCCGGCAGACCGAGGACTGGTGA
- a CDS encoding Fic family protein, whose translation MIAVELRSTLENLRYRWEHASDWTAKQLAIATHAEAVRIHPFADGNGRSTRLLADLVLLAATPDDEPAVVFDWDLDKTLYIPALRRFDRARDPSELADLVGLVAVEEG comes from the coding sequence ATGATCGCGGTCGAGCTGCGATCCACCCTCGAGAACCTGCGATACCGCTGGGAACACGCGTCGGACTGGACGGCCAAGCAATTGGCGATTGCCACGCACGCCGAGGCTGTGCGGATCCACCCGTTCGCCGACGGCAACGGCAGGTCAACCCGACTGTTGGCCGACCTCGTCCTGCTCGCCGCGACGCCCGATGACGAGCCCGCGGTCGTGTTTGACTGGGACCTGGACAAGACGCTCTACATCCCAGCCTTGCGCCGATTCGACCGGGCCCGCGACCCCAGTGAGCTCGCAGACCTGGTCGGCCTTGTCGCGGTCGAGGAGGGTTGA